One candidate division KSB1 bacterium DNA segment encodes these proteins:
- a CDS encoding phosphoglycerate kinase — MAKLSIDDLDLKGKRVLMRVDFNVPLTPDLKVADDTRIRAAVPSIKKVVDSGGMAILMSHLGRPKGQVKEEMRLRPAAVRLSEILGREVKMAPDCVGPEVEAMVAAMKPGDVLLLENLRFHKAETDNDPEFAKQLAKLGDVYVNDAFGSAHRAHASTEGVTKYFDRCAAGYLMQRELLYLSKALESPAKPFVAVMGGAKISDKIELIENFVGKVDSLLIGGGMAYTFLKAKGVPVGSSLVEEDKLTLAAQLLETAKKRGVELLLPVDHIVAKGPEAEGTVQVVDGEAIPEGMMGLDIGPKTTKLFESKILKARTVVWNGPLGMFEKPAFAKGTMEIARALAEATAKGAVTIVGGGDSAAAVAKANLSDKVSHVSTGGGASLEFLSGLKLPGVEALTEA; from the coding sequence ATGGCTAAGCTGAGCATCGACGATCTTGATCTTAAGGGTAAGAGGGTGTTGATGCGGGTGGATTTCAATGTGCCGCTCACGCCAGACCTCAAGGTTGCCGACGACACGCGCATTCGCGCGGCGGTGCCGAGCATCAAGAAGGTGGTGGACAGCGGGGGAATGGCCATTCTGATGTCACACCTGGGGAGGCCCAAAGGTCAAGTTAAAGAGGAAATGCGTTTGCGACCGGCGGCGGTCAGGCTTAGCGAAATCCTGGGCCGGGAGGTAAAAATGGCCCCCGACTGTGTGGGCCCGGAAGTGGAGGCGATGGTGGCGGCCATGAAACCCGGTGATGTGCTTCTCCTGGAAAACCTCCGTTTTCACAAGGCGGAGACCGATAACGACCCCGAATTCGCCAAGCAACTGGCAAAGCTGGGCGACGTCTACGTCAACGACGCCTTTGGCAGTGCTCACCGTGCGCATGCCTCCACTGAGGGCGTAACCAAGTATTTTGACCGCTGCGCCGCTGGGTACTTGATGCAGAGGGAGTTGCTCTACTTGAGCAAGGCGCTCGAGTCGCCGGCCAAACCGTTTGTGGCGGTAATGGGTGGCGCCAAGATCTCCGACAAAATTGAGCTCATCGAGAACTTTGTCGGAAAAGTGGACTCTCTGCTCATCGGCGGAGGGATGGCTTATACTTTCTTGAAAGCCAAAGGAGTGCCCGTCGGCTCTTCGCTGGTGGAAGAAGACAAGCTGACCCTTGCCGCTCAACTCTTGGAGACTGCCAAGAAGCGAGGCGTGGAGCTCCTCCTTCCGGTTGACCACATAGTCGCCAAGGGGCCAGAGGCGGAAGGCACCGTGCAGGTGGTAGACGGTGAGGCCATCCCCGAGGGGATGATGGGCCTCGATATCGGACCGAAGACCACCAAGCTTTTCGAGAGCAAGATACTGAAAGCGCGAACAGTGGTATGGAACGGTCCCTTGGGGATGTTTGAAAAGCCGGCCTTTGCCAAAGGCACAATGGAGATTGCGCGAGCGCTGGCAGAAGCAACCGCCAAGGGGGCGGTGACCATCGTCGGCGGCGGCGACAGCGCCGCTGCTGTGGCGAAGGCAAACCTGTCCGACAAAGTGTCGCATGTCTCCACGGGAGGCGGAGCTTCCTTGGAGTTCCTTTCCGGTCTCAAGCTCCCTGGGGTGGAGGCGCTGACTGAGGCGTAA
- a CDS encoding histone deacetylase, which produces MARTALVYDPLFLAHRVSAYHPEQPARLEVIISGLEECGLLQKLILLKPRKAEDEELAAVHAAEYVQRLQRACANGEQTIDSPDTEICSDSFAAAKLAAGAALVAADAIMQGAVDNAFCAVRPPGHHAVRARAMGFCLFNNVAVAARYLQRAHGVRRILIVDWDVHHGNGTQEAFYGDDSVLYFSVHQFPHYPGTGAAHEKGSGVGKGYTINVPLPPGSDDAAYERAFKDVLRPAGERLSPEFVLISAGFDPHRSDPLGDMCVTEAGFKTMLKVVLEIAQRSCGGRLISVLEGGYNLQALRTCVCDHVGMLLAA; this is translated from the coding sequence GTGGCACGGACCGCCTTGGTGTACGATCCTCTTTTTCTCGCCCACCGAGTGAGTGCTTACCACCCGGAGCAGCCGGCGCGCCTGGAGGTTATCATCTCCGGGCTCGAAGAATGCGGGCTGCTGCAGAAGCTTATCCTCCTGAAACCCAGAAAGGCGGAAGATGAGGAGCTGGCTGCCGTGCATGCGGCAGAGTATGTCCAACGCCTACAGCGGGCTTGTGCCAACGGCGAGCAAACTATTGATTCCCCGGATACGGAGATTTGCAGCGATTCCTTCGCAGCCGCCAAGCTGGCTGCTGGAGCCGCACTGGTGGCTGCGGATGCAATAATGCAAGGGGCGGTGGACAATGCCTTTTGCGCAGTAAGGCCGCCTGGCCACCATGCTGTCCGGGCACGCGCCATGGGCTTCTGCCTGTTTAACAACGTGGCAGTGGCGGCCCGCTATCTGCAGCGCGCGCACGGAGTGAGACGGATTCTGATCGTGGACTGGGACGTCCACCACGGCAACGGCACCCAGGAGGCCTTCTACGGGGATGACTCGGTCCTTTACTTTTCCGTGCATCAATTTCCACACTATCCGGGGACGGGTGCGGCCCACGAAAAAGGCTCTGGGGTAGGTAAGGGATACACGATCAATGTGCCGCTGCCTCCGGGCTCTGACGACGCTGCCTACGAGAGGGCATTTAAAGATGTTTTGCGCCCTGCAGGGGAAAGGCTATCTCCTGAGTTTGTTCTTATCTCAGCAGGCTTCGATCCCCATCGCTCGGATCCGCTGGGTGACATGTGCGTGACGGAAGCGGGGTTCAAGACGATGCTTAAAGTGGTACTTGAAATTGCACAGAGATCCTGCGGGGGCAGGCTTATTTCGGTGTTGGAAGGGGGATACAACTTGCAAGCGCTGCGGACATGCGTTTGTGACCACGTGGGAATGCTTTTGGCAGCCTGA
- a CDS encoding NUDIX hydrolase produces the protein MRYRFCPECGHPLYPAVLQERERLVCKACGFIYYQNPVPAVGVLVVSDGQVLLVKRKYAPRQGKWSLPAGFMEIDETPAETAVREAREETGLEVRVGPLVGVYPGDDDPRVRVVLIVYRAEIVGGSLMAGDDAEEARFFPVHGPFPDMAFSSHCRVLHELQEGGIFATETSESPERGRSPR, from the coding sequence GTGAGGTATCGTTTTTGTCCAGAATGCGGTCACCCCTTGTATCCTGCGGTATTGCAAGAGCGCGAGCGGCTTGTGTGCAAAGCGTGTGGTTTCATCTACTACCAGAACCCGGTGCCCGCAGTGGGGGTGCTCGTGGTAAGCGACGGACAAGTACTCTTGGTGAAGCGCAAGTACGCACCACGCCAAGGGAAATGGAGTTTGCCGGCCGGTTTTATGGAAATAGATGAGACGCCTGCCGAGACAGCAGTCCGAGAGGCACGCGAAGAGACGGGCCTGGAGGTGCGTGTGGGGCCACTCGTGGGGGTATACCCCGGCGACGATGATCCCCGGGTAAGGGTGGTACTCATCGTCTATCGTGCGGAAATCGTCGGGGGCTCCCTTATGGCGGGCGATGACGCTGAGGAAGCACGCTTTTTCCCTGTGCACGGCCCTTTTCCGGATATGGCGTTTTCCAGTCACTGTCGAGTGCTGCATGAGCTGCAGGAAGGGGGCATTTTTGCCACTGAGACGAGCGAATCACCTGAGCGAGGTCGGTCTCCCAGGTAA
- the rpiB gene encoding ribose 5-phosphate isomerase B, giving the protein MAVGSDHAGFGLKKRVKEFLEAEGYDVLDVGVFSEQSADYPDVALLVAQHVSRRRAWRGIVVDGAGIGSAIVANKLPGVRAAPCHSVETARSSREHNNANVLALGARITSEADALEILRVWLGTEFAGGRHLRRVKKIDSIERRYLRA; this is encoded by the coding sequence ATTGCAGTTGGTAGCGACCACGCTGGTTTTGGCCTCAAAAAACGTGTGAAAGAATTCCTTGAGGCCGAAGGGTATGACGTGCTCGACGTCGGAGTTTTCTCCGAACAGAGCGCAGACTACCCAGACGTAGCCCTGCTGGTAGCCCAACATGTGTCGCGGCGGCGAGCGTGGCGAGGGATAGTGGTGGATGGAGCGGGTATCGGTTCCGCCATTGTGGCGAACAAGCTGCCAGGGGTTCGGGCCGCCCCTTGTCACAGCGTTGAAACGGCCAGGAGCAGCCGTGAGCACAACAATGCGAACGTGTTGGCCTTGGGGGCCCGCATCACGAGCGAAGCAGACGCTCTGGAGATACTCCGCGTGTGGCTGGGAACAGAGTTCGCGGGCGGTAGGCATCTGCGCCGCGTAAAGAAAATTGATAGCATCGAGCGGCGCTACCTCCGCGCATAG
- a CDS encoding protein-L-isoaspartate(D-aspartate) O-methyltransferase, with amino-acid sequence MDVRSQLVLMLVTALLVCGEACVKGRKTDKGGTPADVADADFAELRLRMVESQIAARGVRDQRVLQAMRTVPRHLFVPESLQGAAYDDSPLPIGHGQTISQPYIVAVMTECLRLKGGERVLEVGTGSGYQAAVLATLVDSVFSVEIVGPLANEARERLRRLGYKNVVVRQGDGYRGWPEKAPFDAIIVTAAPDHVPQPLIDQLKVGGRMVIPVGSIYQELIVLTKQGEKKVHEESVLPVRFVPMTGEAERRPHNRD; translated from the coding sequence ATGGATGTGAGATCGCAGTTAGTTCTGATGCTGGTGACTGCGCTATTGGTGTGCGGAGAAGCCTGCGTGAAGGGTCGAAAGACTGACAAAGGTGGAACTCCAGCGGACGTGGCAGATGCAGACTTTGCGGAACTGCGCCTGCGCATGGTGGAAAGCCAGATCGCGGCACGCGGGGTGAGGGATCAGCGCGTACTCCAGGCAATGCGCACGGTGCCGCGACACCTGTTCGTCCCGGAAAGCTTGCAAGGAGCCGCGTACGACGACTCGCCCCTGCCCATCGGGCACGGCCAGACGATTTCCCAACCGTATATCGTGGCCGTAATGACTGAATGCTTGCGCCTGAAAGGCGGCGAGCGCGTGCTGGAGGTCGGAACCGGCTCCGGATACCAGGCGGCAGTGCTGGCCACACTCGTGGACAGTGTGTTCAGCGTCGAGATTGTGGGGCCGCTGGCAAACGAGGCTAGGGAGAGGCTCAGGCGCCTGGGGTACAAAAATGTAGTGGTTCGCCAGGGTGATGGCTATCGGGGCTGGCCGGAGAAAGCGCCCTTCGATGCCATCATCGTCACGGCTGCTCCCGATCATGTGCCCCAGCCCCTGATTGACCAGCTCAAGGTGGGCGGCAGGATGGTTATCCCCGTGGGATCGATCTACCAGGAGCTAATTGTTCTGACAAAGCAGGGGGAGAAGAAGGTGCACGAAGAATCGGTATTGCCGGTGAGATTTGTGCCTATGACCGGTGAGGCAGAACGGCGTCCGCACAACAGAGACTGA
- a CDS encoding Mth938-like domain-containing protein, translating into MKVESYRFGRIVIDGTAYERDVLVRPGVLDPNWWRKEGHKLQPADIEEVLREDRPEVLVVGTGKYGLMKVAPETKKLLEELGIELVAEHTEGAVETFNSLEGKKRVVGAFHLTC; encoded by the coding sequence ATGAAGGTGGAGAGCTACCGCTTTGGCCGAATTGTCATAGATGGCACCGCCTATGAGAGGGACGTGCTTGTCCGCCCAGGGGTCCTTGACCCTAACTGGTGGCGCAAGGAGGGTCACAAGCTTCAGCCGGCCGACATAGAGGAGGTACTGCGCGAGGATAGGCCGGAGGTGCTTGTCGTCGGGACGGGGAAGTACGGGTTGATGAAAGTGGCTCCGGAGACGAAGAAGCTGCTTGAGGAGCTCGGTATCGAGCTTGTTGCCGAGCACACGGAGGGCGCAGTAGAAACATTCAACTCCCTTGAGGGCAAGAAACGGGTGGTGGGCGCGTTCCACCTTACCTGCTGA
- a CDS encoding endonuclease V, translating into MLQRELAALARFPRPRKGPIATVAAGDVSYAKGDRRAWAAVVVCSLPDLQVVEAALASGEVDFPYVPGLLSFREGPLLLRAFAKLSFLPDVALFDGQGAAHPRGLGLASHIGLCLGLPSVGCAKSRLVGEHEEIGQERGAFSPLLLDGRTIGAAVRTRSGCNPVYVSAGYRMTLSEAIAIVLKTVTCHRLPEPLRQAHVMANQRRSMEG; encoded by the coding sequence GTGTTGCAGAGAGAACTTGCAGCGCTTGCTCGTTTTCCGCGGCCGCGCAAAGGACCAATCGCGACCGTGGCCGCTGGCGATGTCTCGTATGCCAAGGGCGACAGACGCGCCTGGGCCGCAGTAGTGGTTTGCTCACTCCCGGACCTGCAGGTGGTAGAGGCCGCGCTGGCGAGCGGGGAGGTAGATTTCCCGTACGTGCCCGGCTTGCTCTCGTTTCGCGAGGGGCCACTCTTGTTACGGGCCTTTGCCAAACTGTCCTTCCTGCCGGATGTGGCCCTTTTTGATGGACAAGGTGCAGCACATCCTCGCGGGTTGGGGCTTGCTTCCCACATCGGATTGTGCCTGGGCCTGCCCAGCGTAGGGTGCGCGAAGAGTCGGCTAGTCGGAGAGCACGAGGAGATCGGCCAGGAGCGGGGTGCCTTTAGCCCGCTCCTGCTCGATGGACGGACTATAGGTGCGGCCGTGCGCACCCGGTCCGGATGCAACCCGGTCTACGTCTCAGCTGGATACCGCATGACGCTCTCGGAGGCCATCGCCATCGTGCTCAAGACTGTCACCTGTCACCGCCTGCCGGAGCCGCTCAGACAGGCGCACGTGATGGCAAATCAAAGGCGCAGCATGGAGGGGTAG